Proteins co-encoded in one Amaranthus tricolor cultivar Red isolate AtriRed21 chromosome 7, ASM2621246v1, whole genome shotgun sequence genomic window:
- the LOC130818275 gene encoding EH domain-containing protein 1-like, translated as MEITGPSTSFCSKETRKIYQEWFNFADSDGDGRLTGHDAILFFSLSDLHRDDLKQVWAIADAKRQGFLGFQEFITAMQLVSLVQSGHTINQDLLTAEFDWENIQPPSMQDLTEKLAKRRSKLKSESLNGKRKLHPTRSAPWFSTSRSSKKIQLSTVTSIIDGLKKLYNQKLLPLESSYHFNDFVSPLLTNSDFDAKPMVMLLGQYSTGKTTFITHLLKTSYPGAHIGPEPTTDRFVVVMSGPDERSIPGNTVAVQADMPYTGLTAFGTAFLSKFECSQMPHSLLEHITLVDTPGVLSGEKQRTQRSYDFTGVTSWFAAKCDLILLLFDPHKLDVSDEFKRVISSLRGHDDKIRVVLNKADQVDTQQLMRVYGALMWSLGKVLNTPEVTRVYIGSFNDRPSNEGIDGPIGRELFEREHDDLIADLKDIPKKACDRRINEFVKRARAAKIHAHIIGHLKKEMPTLIGKAKTQQRLIDNLEDEFRKVQKEFHLPAGDFPNVEQFREVLKGYNFDKFEKLKLPKIQAVDDMLSYDIPQLLKSFRNPYD; from the exons ATGGAAATAACTGGGCCTTCAACTAGCTTTTGCTCCAAAGAAACACGAAAAATTTATCAAGAGTGGTTTAATTTTGCAGATTCTG ATGGGGATGGTCGATTAACGGGGCATGATGCAATTTTATTCTTTAGCTTGTCAGATTTGCACAGAGATGATCTCAAAcag GTGTGGGCCATAGCAGATGCCAAAAGACAAGGCTTTCTTGGATTCCAGGAGTTCATTACTGCCATGCAG TTAGTTTCATTGGTACAATCAGGGCACACAATAAATCAAGATCTCCTAACAGCTGAAT TTGATTGGGAGAATATACAGCCTCCTTCCATGCAAGATCTTACTGAAAAACTTGCT AAAAGAAGGAGCAAACTCAAATCAGAATCACTAAATGGTAA GAGAAAACTCCACCCTACAAGATCAGCTCCTTGGTTCAGTACATCAAGATCTTCAAAAAAG ATACAATTATCTACCGTTACGTCTATAATTGATGGACTGAAGAAGTTGTACAATCAGAAGTTACTGCCACTGGAGTCAAGTTATCACTTCAATGATTTTGTGTCACCATTATTA ACGAACAGTGATTTTGACGCCAAGCCTATGGTGATGCTTTTGGGGCAGTATTCCACCGGAAAGACGACATTTATCACGCACTTGCTAAAAACTAGTTACCCTG GAGCACATATCGGACCAGAGCCTACAACAGATCGATTTGTCGTTGTTATG TCTGGTCCTGATGAAAGGAGCATTCCAGGAAACACGGTTGCAGTTCAAGCAGACATGCCATACACCGGTCTCACAGCTTTTGGGACGGCCTTTTTGTCTAAATTTGAATGTTCCCAGATGCCGCACTCA CTTTTGGAGCATATTACGTTGGTCGATACTCCAGGAGTGTTGTCTGGAGAGAAACAACGAACACAACGAAGCTATGATTTCACTGGTGTAACATCTTGGTTTGCTGCTAAATGTGACCTTATCTTGCTGCTGTTTGATCCCCATAAACTTGACGTTAGCGATGAATTTAAGCGTGTGATCTCTTCTTTAAGGGGTCATGATGACAAGATTCGTGTTGTTTTGAACAAAGCAGATCAAGTCGACACTCAACAG TTGATGAGGGTTTATGGAGCTTTAATGTGGTCGCTTGGAAAAGTTTTGAATACTCCAGAGGTAACCCGTGTTTATATTGG ATCATTCAATGATAGACCCTCGAATGAAGGCATTGATGGCCCAATAGGTCGTGAGCTTTTTGAGAGGGAGCATGACGACCTTATTGCTGATCTAAAAGATATACCGAAGAAGGCTTGTGATCGACGG ATTAACGAATTCGTAAAGCGTGCAAGGGCAGCTAAGATTCATGCCCATATCATTGGTCATCTGAAGAAGGAGATGCCTACACTAATAGGAAAGGCTAAGACTCAACAAAGGCTTATTGATAACTTAGAAGATGAGTTTAGAAAG GTTCAGAAGGAATTTCATCTACCAGCAGGAGACTTCCCCAATGTGGAGCAATTCAGGGAAGTTCTCAAAGGCTATAACTTTGATAAGTTTGAAAAGCTTAAACTACCGAAGATACAAGCTGTTGATGACATGTTAAGCTATGACATCCCTCAACTTCTCAAAAGTTTCAGAAATCCATACGATTAA